Proteins encoded by one window of Sediminicoccus rosea:
- a CDS encoding bifunctional acetate--CoA ligase family protein/GNAT family N-acetyltransferase, whose protein sequence is MSLLLTGRPGKGLRETAFFQPRSVWFRADPDLPETAILARNLAAGGFQGTLMGDGFAAVEGTPDLAILCVPPEAQAREFARFAARGCFAVVVPTAAPGLAARAAAAGVHAMGERSFGLALPGIGLNATLSHLPIQPGRLALIAQSSAIARAVIDWATAEGLGFSHIIGVGSNDGMGFAAGLDWLARDTGTACVMLDIRRIKQRRLFVSAARAVARTRPVLALRAGGRMDDPSGIADGVMAAVLRRAGVLRAQGFEEWLAAAETLARTKPRGGAGQGDRIAIIANGLGVARLAADEALAQGLRLARFSPETEAALAPLIPAGWEARNPLSLGSRAGTALAEAARLLAHAGEVDVVIALHAPEQEPAPIEAFAAAARGNRGAPILLGWTGEASARAERAALAGAGLPAFHTPEAVVRGAAHLAAERRNRATAAELPASDVLEFTPDRAAVRAIFATARTEGRRDLFEDEALAVLTAYGIPTLTPRRAATPTEAAVAAVALGPPVALKIRALLRHKSEVGGVVLNLRNFDSVRAAGEQMEEEVRRRAPEATLSGFLVQPMARRGGMELRLRIGEDAMFGPWIGFGQGGTTADIAADEALDLPPLNLPLAHGLIARTRLSRLLPGFRDRPAVNEPAIADALVRISQLQVDFPEIMALGANPIFADASGVVAADASLRLRPEGASALFAIPPYPVEWVAPFTGRDGSVFEVRPIRPEDAAAQGAFFLELPPEDVRFRFFSSMKELPPAMLARLTQIDYGREMAFIAMRDGRNYGTARIIREGTGSSAEFAVVVSPAAKGTGLARHLMERAIEWARHEGVTEIVGHVLADNAPMLAFVRKLGFILSRSPEDFDIMLAKMAL, encoded by the coding sequence CGCTCCTTCTCACCGGCAGGCCCGGCAAGGGCCTGCGCGAGACCGCCTTCTTCCAGCCGCGCTCGGTCTGGTTCCGGGCGGATCCCGATCTGCCTGAGACCGCCATCCTGGCGCGCAACCTCGCGGCGGGCGGCTTCCAGGGCACCCTGATGGGCGATGGCTTCGCGGCGGTGGAGGGCACGCCCGACCTCGCCATCCTCTGCGTCCCGCCCGAGGCGCAGGCCAGGGAATTCGCGCGCTTTGCCGCACGCGGCTGCTTCGCCGTGGTGGTGCCGACGGCCGCCCCCGGCCTTGCGGCGCGGGCCGCGGCGGCGGGCGTGCACGCGATGGGCGAGCGCAGCTTCGGCCTGGCGCTGCCCGGGATCGGGCTGAACGCCACGCTCTCGCACCTGCCGATCCAGCCCGGGCGGCTCGCGCTCATTGCGCAATCCTCGGCCATCGCGCGCGCGGTGATCGATTGGGCGACGGCCGAGGGGCTGGGCTTCAGCCATATCATCGGCGTCGGCTCCAATGACGGCATGGGCTTCGCGGCGGGGCTCGACTGGCTGGCGCGGGACACGGGAACGGCCTGCGTCATGCTGGACATCCGTCGCATCAAGCAGCGCCGGCTCTTCGTCTCGGCGGCGCGCGCGGTGGCGCGGACGCGTCCGGTGCTGGCGCTGCGCGCGGGCGGGCGGATGGATGACCCGAGCGGCATCGCCGATGGCGTGATGGCGGCCGTGCTGCGCCGCGCGGGCGTGCTGCGCGCCCAGGGCTTCGAGGAATGGCTGGCGGCGGCGGAGACGCTGGCCCGCACCAAGCCGCGCGGCGGCGCCGGGCAGGGGGACCGCATTGCCATCATCGCCAATGGCCTGGGCGTCGCGCGCCTCGCGGCCGATGAGGCGCTGGCGCAGGGCCTCAGGCTCGCCCGCTTCAGCCCGGAGACCGAGGCCGCGCTGGCGCCGCTGATCCCCGCGGGGTGGGAAGCGCGCAACCCGCTCTCGCTTGGCAGCCGGGCGGGCACGGCCCTGGCCGAGGCGGCGCGGCTGCTGGCGCATGCGGGCGAGGTGGATGTGGTGATCGCGCTGCACGCGCCCGAGCAGGAGCCCGCGCCGATCGAGGCCTTCGCGGCTGCCGCGCGCGGCAATCGCGGCGCGCCCATCCTGCTGGGCTGGACCGGCGAGGCGAGCGCGCGGGCCGAGCGCGCGGCACTGGCGGGGGCCGGGCTGCCCGCCTTCCACACGCCCGAGGCGGTGGTGCGCGGTGCGGCCCACCTGGCCGCCGAGCGGCGCAACCGCGCGACGGCGGCGGAACTCCCCGCCTCCGACGTGCTGGAGTTCACGCCCGACCGTGCGGCGGTGCGCGCCATCTTCGCGACCGCGCGCACCGAGGGGCGGCGCGACCTCTTCGAGGATGAGGCGCTGGCCGTGCTCACGGCCTATGGCATCCCCACCCTCACGCCGCGCCGCGCCGCGACGCCGACCGAGGCGGCGGTGGCGGCGGTGGCGCTCGGCCCGCCCGTGGCGCTCAAGATCCGCGCCTTGCTGCGCCACAAGAGCGAGGTGGGCGGCGTGGTGCTGAACCTGCGCAACTTCGACAGCGTGCGCGCCGCCGGGGAGCAGATGGAGGAGGAGGTGCGCCGCCGCGCGCCCGAGGCCACGCTCAGCGGCTTCCTGGTGCAGCCCATGGCGCGGCGCGGCGGCATGGAACTGCGCCTGAGGATTGGCGAGGACGCGATGTTCGGCCCCTGGATCGGCTTCGGCCAGGGCGGCACCACGGCCGACATCGCGGCCGACGAGGCGCTGGACCTGCCGCCGCTCAACCTGCCGCTGGCGCATGGGCTGATCGCGCGCACGCGGCTCTCGCGCCTGCTGCCGGGCTTCCGCGACCGGCCCGCGGTGAACGAGCCGGCGATTGCGGATGCGCTGGTGCGGATCAGCCAGCTCCAGGTGGATTTCCCGGAGATCATGGCGCTTGGCGCCAACCCGATCTTCGCCGATGCCTCGGGCGTGGTGGCGGCCGATGCCTCGCTGCGCCTGCGGCCCGAGGGTGCGAGCGCACTCTTCGCCATACCGCCCTATCCGGTGGAGTGGGTGGCGCCCTTCACCGGCCGCGATGGCAGCGTCTTCGAGGTGCGTCCCATCCGGCCCGAGGATGCGGCGGCGCAGGGCGCCTTCTTCCTGGAGTTGCCGCCGGAGGATGTGCGCTTCCGCTTCTTCTCCAGCATGAAGGAATTGCCGCCCGCCATGCTCGCCCGCCTCACGCAGATCGACTACGGGCGGGAGATGGCCTTCATCGCGATGCGCGACGGGCGGAACTACGGCACGGCGCGCATCATCCGCGAAGGCACGGGCAGCAGTGCCGAATTCGCGGTGGTGGTGAGCCCGGCGGCCAAGGGCACCGGCCTCGCGCGGCATCTGATGGAGCGCGCCATCGAATGGGCGCGGCATGAGGGTGTGACCGAGATCGTGGGCCATGTCCTGGCGGACAACGCGCCCATGCTGGCCTTCGTCCGGAAGCTCGGCTTCATCCTCAGCCGCAGCCCTGAGGATTTCGACATCATGCTGGCGAAGATGGCGCTGTGA